The Shewanella halotolerans region AGTGTTTCACCAACACGACGAGTCAATATCAGCATTTTTTGCTCCTTTAGTTCCTAATTCTGCTTATACGGCATTATTCCGTTATGACCTTATTATACGGTCAGCTTAGTACAAATTAATAGTGTTCTGATAAAAAACACCCTTTTATTGCATGTTAATTCGTTTAAATGTGCCGCACATCGCTGATTTATCGGGATCAGGCATGACAGATAACCAAGATAGTAATGGCAGTCAGTTAAACCAGCATTAAATTTAACACTTTAAACTGTACCTCAGCTTAAGCTTCAATCAATATGGCACAAAAAAAGCGCTCATGGAGCGCTTTTTTCTATTGAAGCAACTTAGGCTAAACGTTCTGACAACCAAGGGATAACAGAATCCAGTGCGCCCGCTAACTTCTCGGGCTCGCTGCCACCGGCCTGGGCCATGTCTGGGCGTCCACCGCCCTTACCACCCACCTGAGCAGCCACCATAGCCACTAGCTCACCGGCCTTGACCTTACCAGTCAGGTCTTTGGTGACGCCGGCAATCAGGTTCACCTTGGCATCTCCGGCGATGCCAAGCACAACTATGCCAGATTGCAGCTTCTGCTTAAGCTCATCCTGCAGGCCACGCAGTGCACCGGCCTCAACACCTTCCAGCAGCTTAACCAGTACCTTAACGCCAGCAAGCTCCTGAGCCTCCCCGGCCAAATCGGCGCTGGTCGCGGCCGCTAGCTTATCTTTAAGCTGAGATAGCTCTTTCTCGAGTTGCTTAGTCTTATCCAGCTGGGCTTTGAGCTTAGCCACTACCGAGGCGCTGTCGCCCTTAAGTAACGCGGCGGCTTGTTCAAGCTGCGCCTGCTGCTCACCCACATAGGCGATTGCAGCCGCCCCTGTGACCGCCTCGATACGACGGATACCGGCTGCGATACCGCCTTCAGAGGTGATCTTAAACAGACCGATATCGCCAGTGCGACCCACATGAGTACCACCACACAGCTCGATAGAGAAATCACCCATGGTCACCACACGAACCTGAGAGTCATATTTCTCACCAAACAAGGCCATGGCGCCTTTCTCTTTCGCCTGGTCGATATCCATCACCTCGGCCTTCAGCTCGTGGTTGCGACGGATCTGAGTGTTAACCAGATCTTCGACCTGCTTGAGCTCTTCACGCTTAACTGCCTCGAAGTGAGAGAAGTCGAAACGCAGACGCTCAGGCTCAACCAGAGAGCCCTTCTGGCTCACGTGAGTGCCCAGCACCTGACGCAGCGCGGCGTGCAGCAAGTGAGTCACAGAGTGGTTCAACTCGGTGCGATGTCTGAGCTTCTTGTCTACTGCAGCGTTAAGGGTTTGACCCATAGCGATACTGCCGGCCTTAACCAGACCTATATGACCCATTGCCTGACCATATTTTTGCGTGTCCTTCACCTCGAACTCGACACCTTCTGCGCTCAGCTGGCCCTTGTCACCACACTGGCCACCAGATTCGCCATAGAATGGCGTGCTATCGAGCACCACCACACCTTGGTCGCCTTCGGCTAGCGCGTCGACCGCCTGACCATCGACATAGAGGCCGATGACCTTGGCTTCGCCATTAAGATCGCTATAACCGCAGAACTCGGTCTCGGCATCGATCTTCAGGCTGTCGTTGTAATCCGTATCGAACTGACCCGCCGCCTGGGCGCGACTGCGCTGCTCGGCCATGGCCGCTTCGAAGCCAGCTTCATTGACCGTGATGTCACGCTCGCGGCAGACGTCAGCCGTCAAATCAACCGGGAAACCATAGGTGTCGTACAGCTTAAAGGCGGTCTCGCCATCAAGCTCCTTACCCTCTAGCTGGCTCAGGGCATTGTCGAGAATACCAAGACCACGTTCGAGCGTACGCGCAAACTGCTCCTCTTCCGCCTTAAGCGCCTTTTCGACGATTGCCTGGGTCGCCACTAATTCTTTAGCCGCATCGCCCATCACTTCGATCAGTGTAGGGACCAGCTTGTAGAAGAAGGCCTCGGTAGCACCTAGCTTGTTACCATGACGCACGGCGCGGCGGATGATGCGGCGCAATACGTAACCACGGCCCTCGTTTGATGGCATCACGCCATCGGCCACTAAGAAGGCGCAAGAACGGATATGGTCGGCCACAACACGTAGCGACTTGTTCTCCAGATCGGTCACGCCGAGGATCTCGGCGGTCTTCTTGATCAGTGACTGGAAGATATCGATCTCATAGTTTGAGTGGACGCCCTGCATGATGGCAGCGATACGCTCGATGCCCATGCCGGTATCGACAGAAGGCTTAGGCAGCGGATCCATGGTGCCGTCGGCTTGACGGTTGTATTGCATGAATACTATGTTCCAGATCTCGATAAAGCGGTCACCATCTTCTTCCGGTGTGCCGGGACGGCCGCCCCAGATGTGTTCGCCGTGATCGTAGAAGATCTCGGTACAAGGGCCGCAAGGACCGGTGTCGCCCATCTGCCAGAAGTTATCAGAGGCGTATGCCGCTCCCTTGTTATCGCCGATGCGGATGATGTTCTCGGCCGCGACGCCAATCTCTTTGTTCCAGATCTCGAAGGCTTCATCGTCTGTCTCATAGACGGTGACACAAAGGCGCTCTTTTGGCAGCTTGAGTTCTTCGGTCAGGAAGGTCCAGGCGAAGCGAATCGCATCTTGCTTGAAATAATCACCGAAGCTGAAGTTACCCAGCATCTCGAAGAAAGTGTGATGACGTGCGGTGTAACCGACATTATCCAGGTCGTTGTGCTTACCACCGGCGCGCACGCAGCGCTGTGCCGTGGTGGCGCGGCTGTAGTCGCGCTTGTCTTCCCCAAGGAAAACATCTTTAAATTGATTCATCCCTGCGTTGGTAAATAGCAAGGTGGGATCATTGCCAGGTACCAGTGAACTGCTGTCCACAACCTGGTGACCGTTTCTGCGGAAAAACTCCAAGAAAGCACTTCTCAGCGCTGCAGTGGTTTGATACATGAAATCATCCTGAATTTGATTATTTTAGCGATGAAAGCAAAAGGCTCACCGACGATGCTCAGTTAGCCCAGCATTATAAGCAGTCTATAGATGAACAACCAGTGCTTTAGCCGAGGATCCCCAAAGAAAGCGTAAAAAGCCTGAGTTTCAATTGGGTCTTATAGAGGCTGAGTACTAATGGAGATAAAACGAGATCAGGATAGTGAACTAGAGCCCAGTATTGGTCCTGGTAAGGATGAGGATATTAGTCGAAGTCTGGGTCGACCTCTAAGGCATAGGCAACCTGATCGAAGCCAAAGCCTTGGGAGAGAAGATAACGCACTCGTTTGGCGCGCTCTTTCTGATCTTGGATGGGGCCGCTAGTGGCATATTTCTTAGCAGCCTTCTGTCTCGCCAGTTCGAACCAGTCGCAGTCGCTCTGATTGAGGCTAGACTCGATAATCTCTTTGGTCAGCCCCTTCTGGGACATAGATTGGCGTATCTTGTTCTGACCATGGCCTTTAGCGATATGAGAGCGCAGCAAGAGCCCGGCAAACCTGGCATCATCGAGATATCCTTGGCTTTCACATTGACCAAGAACAGCCTCTATCTCGCCATCCAGAAAGCCTTTCTGAGTCAGCTTACTCTTTATCTGATAGCGGGAATAATCGCGGCGGGCCAGCAGGCTCACCGCGACTTGCATCGCCGACATAGTCATTGAGAAACCATAGTCATAACAAAATCATTGTCATTACAAAGCCAGAGTCTTAAGGCAAGGCTTAGTTGACTCAGCGAGCTTAAAATACTTCACCGGTTTCCAGGTCGACGTTCTCATCGCCTGTGGCCGACTGAGCCACCGCTTGACCACCGCCAAGCAACATGGCACGTAGTGCCTGGTCGATTTCGGCGCCAATCTCTGGGTTCTCTATCAGGTATTTACCGGCATTGGCACGGCCCTGGCCAATCTTGTCACCCTTGTAGCTGTACCAGGCGCCTGACTTTTCAATCAGCTTGTGCATCACACCAAGGTCTACCAACTCACCGGTACGGTTAATACCTTCACCATAAAGGATCTGGAACTCTGCCTGTTTGAATGGCGCGGCAATCTTGTTCTTCACCACCTTAACGCGAGTCTCGTTACCAATGACCTCTTCACGATCCTTGATGGCGCCGGTGCGGCGAATATCCAGACGAACAGAGGCGTAGAACTTAAGTGCGTTACCACCGGTAGTGGTCTCAGGGTTACCGAACATCACGCCTATCTTCATACGGATCTGGTTGATGAAGATCAGCAAGGTGTTTGATTGCTTGAGGTTACCCGCTAGCTTACGCATCGCCTGGCTCATCATACGCGCAGCAAGGCCCATGTGAGAATCACCGATCTCACCCTCAATTTCCGCCTTAGGCGTAAGGGCGGCAACCGAGTCGACGATGATCACGTCGACGGCACCAGAGCGAGTCAGGGCGTCACAGATCTCAAGCGCCTGTTCACCTGTATCAGGCTGAGAACACAGCAGGTTATCGATATCCACACCGAGTTTTTGTGCATAGATAGGATCCAGTGCGTGCTCGGCGTCGATGAAGGCACAAACCTTACCTTCACGCTGGGCAGCGGCAATCACTTCCAGTGTCAGGGTGGTTTTACCCGAAGATTCAGGACCATAGATCTCAACGATACGACCCAGTGGCAGACCGCCTGCACCCAATGCAATGTCAAGCGACAGAGAACCCGTTGAGATAGTCTCAACATCCATAGAGCGGTTTTCACCTAACTTCATGATAGAGCCTTTACCAAACTGCTTCTCAATCTGGCCAAGGACCGCGCTCAGGGCTTTCTCTTTATTCGCATCAATCTTCATTCTGCTTTCCTCTCAATCACAGACGCTGCGCTGTGGGGTATCCGTTAAGTTAAAGCCCGCAGACCGTTTCCGCATCGCTTTAGGCTGTCTCAATATGCAACCTAGTATACTGTACAATCATACAGTATCAAGTACTGTATGCGATTATTTTTATCCGGCCTTAACCAAAGCCGGTCAAATTTTCCCGAGCGCATTAGCACTAAATTTATCCAAACAGACAGGATAAATGCGCAACCGCCATCAATTTATTGTTAGTATTGTGGCCATTCATTCTGTGCTGGCCGCAGGGCTATGACAGACATTTTTGTAGCAGGATACCTTGGTTAATTCATGAACGCCGTCGATACTCAACATCTTGAAAAGCACACCCCCATGATGCGTCAATATCTGACGCTGAAAGCCGAAACACCCGATATGTTGCTTTTTTATCGTATGGGAGATTTTTACGAGCTCTTCTACGACGATGCTAAGCGGGCCTCAGAACTGCTGGGGATCTCCCTCACGGCGCGTGGCAAGAGTGGCGGCGATCCTATCCCCATGGCAGGCATCCCCTACCATGCGGTGGAAGGCTACCTGGCAAAGCTGGTGCAGCTCAGGGTATCTGTGGCGATCTGCGAGCAGATAGGCGATCCCGCCACCACCAAGGGGCCGGTAGAACGTAAGATTGTTCGCATCGTCACCCCGGGAACTCTTACAGATGAGGCCCTGCTGCAGGAGCGGCAGGACAACCTGCTGGCCGCCGTCTATCACGGCAAGGTGGGTTTTGGTTATGCGACCCTGGATGTCTCATCCGGACGCTTCGTGGTCACCGAACTGGCCAGCAAAGAGGCGCTGGAAGCCGAGCTGCAACGCACCAATCCAGCGGAGCTGCTCTACAGCGAAGATTTCAGCGAGCCGGCTTTGATCGCCTCACTGTCGGGTAAGCGTCGCCGCCCCGAATGGGAGTTCGACTACGACACCAGCTACAAGCTACTGCTGGAACAGTTCGGCACCAAAGATCTCTATGGCTTTGGCCTGGGAGAAGTCAGGCTATCGCTACAGGCGGCTGGCTGTCTTATCCAGTATGTGAAAGATACCCAGCGGACCGCCCTGCCCCATATCAACGCCATCACCCGCTTCAATCAGTGCGACAGCATAGTACTGGACGCGGCCACCCGTAAGAATCTGGAGCTGACCCGTAACCTGCAAGGCGGTAGCGACAACACCCTGGCCTCGGTACTGGATAACACGGCGACCCCCATGGGCAGCCGTATGTTGCAGCGCTGGATCCATGAGCCGCTGCGCAACCATAACATCATCCGCGCCCGTCATGATGCCATTGACGAGCTGCTGGACAACGGCTATCACGAGAACCTGCATGAACAGCTAAAAGCCCTGGGCGACATAGAACGTATCACGGCGCGTCTGGCCATTCGTAGTGCCCGCCCGCGTGACTTTGCCCGTCTGCGTCAGGCACTAGCCCTGCTGCCCGAGATACAGCAGCAGCTGGCTGACTGCAACAGCCTGCACCTCAAGGCGCTCTCGAGTCACCTGGGAGACTTCCCCGAGGAGCATGCCTTGCTCAGCCGCGCCATCGTCGACAATCCGCCTATGCTGATCCGCGACGGCGGCGTGATCAAAGAGGGCTATCACAGCGAGCTAGATGAATGGCGCAAACTCAGCCAGGGAGCGACCGACTACCTCGCCGAGCTGGAAGCCCGGGAGAAGGCTGCCACCGGCGCCTCGACTCTGAAGGTGGGCTACAACCGGGTGCACGGCTACTACATAGAGGTGAGTCGCCGCGAGTCGGATCTGGTGCCTATGAGCTACCAGCGCAGACAAACCTTAAAAAATACCGAGCGTTATATCGTCGCCGAGCTTAAAGAGCATGAGGAGAAGGTACTCTCCAGTCAGGGCAAGGCGCTGGCGTTAGAGAAACAGCTATGGGAAGAACTGTTCGATCTATTAATGCCCCGCCTGCACGAGCTACAGGCCTTCGCCCGCGCCGCCGCCGAGCTTGATGTGATCACCAACTTTGCCGAGCGCGCCGAGCAGCTGGACTATCACAGGCCAGAACTCACGGCCCAAAGTGGCATAAATATCGAGGCGGGAAGACACCCAGTGGTCGAGCGCGTCAGTCAGACGCCATTTATCGCCAACCCTGTCAGCCTCAACCCGGCGAGGCGCATGCTGATCGTCACCGGTCCTAACATGGGCGGTAAGTCGACCTATATGCGCCAGGTGGCTCTGATCACCCTTATGGCCCATATAGGTAGCTTCGTACCGGCCCAGAAGGCCGCCATAGGCCCTGTGGATCGTATCTTTACCCGTATCGGCGCCGCGGACGATCTCGCCTCCGGCCGCTCGACCTTCATGGTGGAGATGACGGAAACCGCCAACATACTACACAACGCGACGCCCGAGAGCCTTGTATTGATGGATGAGATTGGCCGCGGCACCTCGACCTATGATGGCTTATCCCTGGCCTGGTCCGCCGCCGAGCATCTGGCGCAGAACTTAAAGTCTATGACCCTGTTTGCCACCCACTATTTTGAGCTAACCCAGCTGCCGGAACAGATGGAAAATGTGGCCAACGTGCACCTCGATGCCATAGAGCATGACGACACCATCGCCTTCATGCATGCGGTGCAGGAGGGGGCGGCGAGTAAGAGTTACGGCCTTCAAGTCGCGGCGCTGGCTGGTGTTCCGGCCAAGGTAGTTCAGGCCGCCAAGCACAAGCTGCATCATCTTGAGAGCCGGGATAGAGAGGAGGGGCTCCCTGAACTGAGACAGGCCCAGCTGAGTCTGGCCATGCCGGAGACCTCACAGGCGCTGGACAGGTTAGATACCATAGATCCCGACAGCCTGACGCCGAGACAGGCGCTGGATCTTCTCTATGAGCTCAAGCAGCTACGCTAAGCTTTCGAGCACCTATAAGCTAAGCTATTTGAGCACTTAAAAGTAGCTAGAGCTAAAGCGAGTTACAAAATCTAGACAGCAAAAAAGCGCACCATTTTGGATGCGCTTTTTTTAATTCTGGGGTCGGCCCTTCAAGACACAGGTTTACACCTTAAGGCGCTTTCCGCGAGTTTCTCCATAAGACGCTAGCATTGCTTATCCACCTTTCAGTCTCTACCGACCGCTCACAAAGGCGATAACAAGAAAGCCACGGCAAACCTTTAGCCTACACCCCGATACACTTTTACACTCTGAAGATAGCTTCTACCGATAATCCTTGAGCACTGAGCAGATCTCGAAGCCGCTTCAGGGCTTCCACCTGAATTTGGCGTACTCTCTCTCTAGTCAGGCCTATCTCTTTACCGACATTTTCCAGGGTCGATGGCTCATAACCAAGCAGACCGAAACGACGGGCAAGTACTTCTCTCTGCTTACTGTTCAGCTCGTCGAGCCAGCGCACAACAGACTTAGACATATCGTCGTCTTGCACCTTGTAATCCGGACCCACACAATCGTCATCGGCTAATACGTCAAGCAGTGCCTTATCGTTGTCACCACCCAGTGGGGTATCGACCGAGGTGATACGCTCGTTAAGCTTGAGCATCTTACTAACATCGCTGCTTGGCAGGTCTAACTGCTCGGCGATCTCTTCTGCGGTTGGCTCATGATCTAGCTTGTGCGCGAGTTCCCTGGCGGTACGAAGGTAAACATTCAGCTCCTTCACCACATGAATAGGCAGGCGAATGGTACGGGTTTGGTTCATGATGGCACGTTCTATGGTCTGGCGGATCCACCAGGTGGCATAGGTTGAGAAACGGAAGCCGCGTTCGGGATCGAACTTTTCGACGGCGCGGATCAAACCTAAGTTACCTTCTTCAATCAGATCCAGTAAAGCTAAACCACGATTGTTATAACGACGTGCAATTTTTACGACGAGTCTGAGATTACTCTCAATCATACGGTTGCGAGATTTTTCACAGCCTTTTAGGGCCTTACGTGAGAAATAAACCTCCTCTTCCGCACTCAATAGGGGGGAAAATCCAATTTCACTTAAATACAGCTGAGTGGCATCTAAGTTCTTTTGTAAGTCATCTTGTACTTGCTGTTCTAGTTCTGCGTCTTTCAAAACCTCCTTGCTGTTGGTCACTGATAGATCAGACTCATTCTTCGACAAGTCCACTAAGGGCTCCGCCACGGCGGTAGATTGTTTACGACCCATAATATGCTCTCCCAAATTTTACATGCTAATTTACTGCACTTTACTGTCCTCCAATTGCCAAAATGGCGCCTATAAAATTATGATTTAGGCAAAAATTTAAGTGGGTCGACGGATTTGCCGTGATACCGTATCTCGAAATGCAGCATCACCCTATTGGTACCCGTCTGTCCCATTTTCGCCACCGTTTGTCCCGCGGTAACGAACTGCTTCTCTTTTACTAAGATCTTATCGGCATGAGCATAAGCACTGAGATAGTCATCGCTATGCTTAATGATCACCAGATTGCCGTATCCCCTTAGCGCATTTCCTGCATACACCACTCGCCCATCGGCGGCTGCCTGAATGCGATCGCCTCGGGATCCTGCGATCTTAATCCCTTTATTACCTTGTTCCTTGGTAGAGAATGTGCCGATCAACTTGCCTTTAACGGGCCAATGCCAGCGCTGGACCTTCTTTGGTAGGGTGCTACTGGGCTTGTGGATAACGCCGTTAACATTTTGTTGACCAGTTGTTACAGCGTACGCAGATTTATCGCCCCGATCAAGCGATTTTTTCGCCGGTGCCATTTTACTGACGCTAGCCTGCTGACTATAATTAACTGTTTGTTTAGGTTGATTTTTAGCTGTATTTTGTTGCGTTTTTTTACTCAATACCTGAGTGCTACGCTGGGTCTTGCTATTTGTAACAGCGTTTGTCGATTTAAGCTTTAAAACCTGCCCAGGATAGATGGTATAGGGCTTGCGAAGCCCGTTATATCGGGCAATTTCGGAAAAATCTTTGTTGGCCGCCCAGGCGATCGAATAGAGGGTATCGCCGCGCTTGACCTTGTAGTGGTCGGAGGTGAGGCCACCCTTTTTATAAGCTTTCTTCACCGGCGAGTTAACGTTCACCACAGGAGCAGGTGTATGGGCCTGAAAACTACAGCCGCTCAGCAGACAGCTAAGCATTAAAGCACACAGTATACCTACTGGCTTTTGACAAAACCTCCACCGACTCGGGGCGCTTAGCATAGCGGCTCCCCTATTCCCTTAGCGTCGGCGCACCAGATGACAGCCACTAGGCAAGTTCACCATTGACCAAAGGCACAAACTTCACCATCTCTATGGTCTGGGAATGAAATTGATCGCCCTTACGAACCACACGCATCAGTTGCTGTGTCTCCTCGCCGACAGGGATCACCAGCACGCCACCATCGGCCAGCTGTTGCAGTAGCGCCTGTGGCACACTGCTGGCCGCCGCCGTCACCATGATGGCGTCGAAGGGCCCCTTGTTGGCCCACCCTTTCCAGCCGTCGCCATACTTAAAGGAGACATTATGCAGGTCGAGTCGCTTGAGACGCTGTCGCGCCTGGATCTGCAGACTCTTGATCCGCTCAACCGTGCATAGCTCATCCACCAGCTGCGCTAAAATAGCCGCCTGATAGCCAGAGCCTGTGCCTATCTCCAGCACCCTTTTGGGACGCGACTCTAACAGGAGTTCTGTCATGCGCGCCACGATATAAGGCTGAGAGATGGTTTGCCCCTGTCCTATGGGCAGAGCAGTATTTTCATAGGCCTTATGGCCCAGGGCCGCATCGAGAAATAGT contains the following coding sequences:
- the alaS gene encoding alanine--tRNA ligase, with amino-acid sequence MYQTTAALRSAFLEFFRRNGHQVVDSSSLVPGNDPTLLFTNAGMNQFKDVFLGEDKRDYSRATTAQRCVRAGGKHNDLDNVGYTARHHTFFEMLGNFSFGDYFKQDAIRFAWTFLTEELKLPKERLCVTVYETDDEAFEIWNKEIGVAAENIIRIGDNKGAAYASDNFWQMGDTGPCGPCTEIFYDHGEHIWGGRPGTPEEDGDRFIEIWNIVFMQYNRQADGTMDPLPKPSVDTGMGIERIAAIMQGVHSNYEIDIFQSLIKKTAEILGVTDLENKSLRVVADHIRSCAFLVADGVMPSNEGRGYVLRRIIRRAVRHGNKLGATEAFFYKLVPTLIEVMGDAAKELVATQAIVEKALKAEEEQFARTLERGLGILDNALSQLEGKELDGETAFKLYDTYGFPVDLTADVCRERDITVNEAGFEAAMAEQRSRAQAAGQFDTDYNDSLKIDAETEFCGYSDLNGEAKVIGLYVDGQAVDALAEGDQGVVVLDSTPFYGESGGQCGDKGQLSAEGVEFEVKDTQKYGQAMGHIGLVKAGSIAMGQTLNAAVDKKLRHRTELNHSVTHLLHAALRQVLGTHVSQKGSLVEPERLRFDFSHFEAVKREELKQVEDLVNTQIRRNHELKAEVMDIDQAKEKGAMALFGEKYDSQVRVVTMGDFSIELCGGTHVGRTGDIGLFKITSEGGIAAGIRRIEAVTGAAAIAYVGEQQAQLEQAAALLKGDSASVVAKLKAQLDKTKQLEKELSQLKDKLAAATSADLAGEAQELAGVKVLVKLLEGVEAGALRGLQDELKQKLQSGIVVLGIAGDAKVNLIAGVTKDLTGKVKAGELVAMVAAQVGGKGGGRPDMAQAGGSEPEKLAGALDSVIPWLSERLA
- the recX gene encoding recombination regulator RecX, which codes for MTMSAMQVAVSLLARRDYSRYQIKSKLTQKGFLDGEIEAVLGQCESQGYLDDARFAGLLLRSHIAKGHGQNKIRQSMSQKGLTKEIIESSLNQSDCDWFELARQKAAKKYATSGPIQDQKERAKRVRYLLSQGFGFDQVAYALEVDPDFD
- the recA gene encoding recombinase RecA, whose translation is MKIDANKEKALSAVLGQIEKQFGKGSIMKLGENRSMDVETISTGSLSLDIALGAGGLPLGRIVEIYGPESSGKTTLTLEVIAAAQREGKVCAFIDAEHALDPIYAQKLGVDIDNLLCSQPDTGEQALEICDALTRSGAVDVIIVDSVAALTPKAEIEGEIGDSHMGLAARMMSQAMRKLAGNLKQSNTLLIFINQIRMKIGVMFGNPETTTGGNALKFYASVRLDIRRTGAIKDREEVIGNETRVKVVKNKIAAPFKQAEFQILYGEGINRTGELVDLGVMHKLIEKSGAWYSYKGDKIGQGRANAGKYLIENPEIGAEIDQALRAMLLGGGQAVAQSATGDENVDLETGEVF
- the mutS gene encoding DNA mismatch repair protein MutS, giving the protein MNAVDTQHLEKHTPMMRQYLTLKAETPDMLLFYRMGDFYELFYDDAKRASELLGISLTARGKSGGDPIPMAGIPYHAVEGYLAKLVQLRVSVAICEQIGDPATTKGPVERKIVRIVTPGTLTDEALLQERQDNLLAAVYHGKVGFGYATLDVSSGRFVVTELASKEALEAELQRTNPAELLYSEDFSEPALIASLSGKRRRPEWEFDYDTSYKLLLEQFGTKDLYGFGLGEVRLSLQAAGCLIQYVKDTQRTALPHINAITRFNQCDSIVLDAATRKNLELTRNLQGGSDNTLASVLDNTATPMGSRMLQRWIHEPLRNHNIIRARHDAIDELLDNGYHENLHEQLKALGDIERITARLAIRSARPRDFARLRQALALLPEIQQQLADCNSLHLKALSSHLGDFPEEHALLSRAIVDNPPMLIRDGGVIKEGYHSELDEWRKLSQGATDYLAELEAREKAATGASTLKVGYNRVHGYYIEVSRRESDLVPMSYQRRQTLKNTERYIVAELKEHEEKVLSSQGKALALEKQLWEELFDLLMPRLHELQAFARAAAELDVITNFAERAEQLDYHRPELTAQSGINIEAGRHPVVERVSQTPFIANPVSLNPARRMLIVTGPNMGGKSTYMRQVALITLMAHIGSFVPAQKAAIGPVDRIFTRIGAADDLASGRSTFMVEMTETANILHNATPESLVLMDEIGRGTSTYDGLSLAWSAAEHLAQNLKSMTLFATHYFELTQLPEQMENVANVHLDAIEHDDTIAFMHAVQEGAASKSYGLQVAALAGVPAKVVQAAKHKLHHLESRDREEGLPELRQAQLSLAMPETSQALDRLDTIDPDSLTPRQALDLLYELKQLR
- the rpoS gene encoding RNA polymerase sigma factor RpoS, yielding MGRKQSTAVAEPLVDLSKNESDLSVTNSKEVLKDAELEQQVQDDLQKNLDATQLYLSEIGFSPLLSAEEEVYFSRKALKGCEKSRNRMIESNLRLVVKIARRYNNRGLALLDLIEEGNLGLIRAVEKFDPERGFRFSTYATWWIRQTIERAIMNQTRTIRLPIHVVKELNVYLRTARELAHKLDHEPTAEEIAEQLDLPSSDVSKMLKLNERITSVDTPLGGDNDKALLDVLADDDCVGPDYKVQDDDMSKSVVRWLDELNSKQREVLARRFGLLGYEPSTLENVGKEIGLTRERVRQIQVEALKRLRDLLSAQGLSVEAIFRV
- a CDS encoding peptidoglycan DD-metalloendopeptidase family protein, which produces MLSAPSRWRFCQKPVGILCALMLSCLLSGCSFQAHTPAPVVNVNSPVKKAYKKGGLTSDHYKVKRGDTLYSIAWAANKDFSEIARYNGLRKPYTIYPGQVLKLKSTNAVTNSKTQRSTQVLSKKTQQNTAKNQPKQTVNYSQQASVSKMAPAKKSLDRGDKSAYAVTTGQQNVNGVIHKPSSTLPKKVQRWHWPVKGKLIGTFSTKEQGNKGIKIAGSRGDRIQAAADGRVVYAGNALRGYGNLVIIKHSDDYLSAYAHADKILVKEKQFVTAGQTVAKMGQTGTNRVMLHFEIRYHGKSVDPLKFLPKS
- a CDS encoding protein-L-isoaspartate(D-aspartate) O-methyltransferase; translation: MNGVATTAALNLARHLQGAGVANADVLAVVAKTPRELFLDAALGHKAYENTALPIGQGQTISQPYIVARMTELLLESRPKRVLEIGTGSGYQAAILAQLVDELCTVERIKSLQIQARQRLKRLDLHNVSFKYGDGWKGWANKGPFDAIMVTAAASSVPQALLQQLADGGVLVIPVGEETQQLMRVVRKGDQFHSQTIEMVKFVPLVNGELA